atcattttttcttctttacttCTTAGAAGAAACGATCACAATGATCAACTTTAaccgtttaaattaaaactcatgaaaacaattaatgaatttagatACTTTGTCGGTGGACACCCTGATGTTGGAAGAAATGTGCTTAACCGAAGAAAATTCCATACAACCACCATCCAATACTGAAGTTCAAGCCCAAAAAGATCTGAATCTTTCTTATGAGGAACCGATCGATTCAAGAAATTCTTCCCTGGATCAAGAGCAGCAAGAAGTGGAGAACGAAGATGTGGCCAGCGAAGTGGATGGAAATATAGGGTCAGAACCGATCGATGCAGTCGAGGGGGAAGTGGAACAACGAATGGGCCAGGAATTGGAGCACGTAGACCAGTCGTCTGGTCTTTCCAAAGATAAGCAAACAGACCAACGTTGCAAAGATCTTGAAAAGGAGAGGGATGAACCGGTGGCAAAGAAAATGAAGTTGATTTCTCACAGCGCAGAGAAACCCCTGGCATCACCAATGAAGGGTATTCTATTAGAGAGGACGAAGAGCTGTTCGGTCGAGCCATCTCCACGCCCAAGAATCTCTAGAATCGAGACATTTCATTACACCGTgccttcaattaaaaaaattgaaaaaagtaacCCAAATTAAGTTATCTAAGAGGCTAAAAGCTTCTGATATATCTTGTGTTTCTTTTGAATAATCTAgatctaatatatttctatcaaataataatttagtcaTCCCAAGAGAAATTCAAATTCCATTGATGAATCAATCTCCTGGATCAATAATAACGAAGGAGTCTTCTATACGGAAACTCGACCAGAATAATCTTAATCCTTCCAGTATGTTTACTCTTCACTATGATTATTCTGATAACAGTGAAATAAGTTTCTGTATCGATGAGAATATGACCGAATTGAAATGTACGtatcattctttattttttttattctattgatCTATTTTCTTGatgaatttatctttaatttggATGTTTCTCATTATTCAGCTGATCAAATAACGCTCTACGGTGGATCTGTTCGAAATTTTTGCGAGTGTCCCAATTTATCAccgatgaatgaaaatataaatctagagGGCAACGAAAACGTTCCATCGACTAGCAAGACTCGGAATTTTTCACGTATACACTTCTTATTCAAGATATtcgtataactttttttttttcacttttatatatacttatcttatttttttttcttgcagaATTCGAGAAAAAGTTCGACTTcagtaatattttgaaaggcAGTTCCAATGGAAAAAATCTCTTCTAAATCTGAATCTTATCGAGGAGaggatcgataattatttaagaaacgtgtatttcttgtaaaatctcatttcgatgaaataaaatcgcgTGAAGCGAGAACGAATGAGATAATTTCTCTCTTGGAATGGTAATAAGACTGGTTCATTTTTCGTCTAGAGTGAATAATATTCGAGCGAAATTACGCATAGTCGTAATTTTCACTCTCGACAGTCGGTCGAGAAAGCGTCGGTGGTAGCTCGGTTCCATCCTAAGAAGCCGGGAAAAGGAAACATGAAAGACGTAGACGGGGATAGAAAAGAGGCACACGCCAGGctggagagggagaaaggaagagCACTCGGCTCGACGACTGAAAAGTAGGTCCTTTAAAGCGCTCTTTTGTGTGCCACTCTTTAAAGACCATTGCCACTGACATTTAATCCTCTGTCTGAACGtttgtgaattatttaaaggATCACTGTGTAGTTAGACGTTGAATGATCAtttcatcgataaattttgtaaCTTGAAGAGAGATTATCGTTATCAGAgtacgataaatttatttatacaaattggaTAGAATTTTGGAACTTGAAGTTGAATAATGAATgatgttttgaataattttttatttgaattttaattttataaaaaaaaagaattatttctattcatattttcatcgaCAAAACGATGTttgcatgaaaaaaaaattcaaaatggctattaaaaactaataacttttttaaaagaaacttcagtgaattaatgatatatattcaagTATAGAgtttttgagaaaagaatttttgcattcaaattaacttttctcaatttaaacattttctccATTTTAATGGTCGCTGAGATTCTGaataattctaaagaaaaatgatatatggGGAACTGGATCCGATGAAAATGCAAAAGGAACAGAGAGATAAAATAGAGTAAAATTCTTTCCCTttgattctcttcttttttttttttctttttttttggtcgGAATTTGATGTCAAGCAAGACGTGCAAAGAATAACGTGCAAAGAGTGAACGGTAACTTCTTTCTAATAAAACCTGACTAGCACCCCTTTCTCTCGCGCTAAATTGGTTTAACctctataattgatataaattaaccGGATTCGTGAGGAGAATTCATTGTAGTCGCAAGAAGAATACCAAAGTTTGTTATTATCCATTGTAATTTTTCTGCAACCAGTGTCTAACTTCCTGTAATCCGTTATGAATGCAATTAAAAGTGATGGTATTTATTGCTAATATATGGTATCATTATTTCTGACgtctataaaatacataaaattaaaaaaaatgatacaaagacaagaaagaagggaaagaaaggaaatggaAGAAGCGAGCTTAAGAAAATTCATGATTGTACCAGCCAGCATCtttgtttaatgaaaaatagaagcgAAATGTCGACAGCTCCGGCTTTAAAGAAGATATCTTACTGCGAGAGGTTATTGTAGAAGATAGTACAATATTGGAATTGGAACtggaatctaataaaattgaaaggtTTGATCGTTCTTTTTGAAATAGTAATTCCGTTATTGatgcttataataatattctgttTCAATGTTCATGATATAATGAatcatgattattattttttctgtaataattTACAGTATACTATCCAAGTTATTCCTTAATTCCAGAAAAACTAAGGAGATTGCTCGAGCCATTtaggaaaaaatcttttcaaaaaattatttatttatcatttttaatctcaagatttataatttaatttatataaaaaaattagatatatttatttctatttttttatctatatataattatctgcAACAGAATGATTCtgaatagattaatatttaattttattattatattacagtaTTTCGCGATGTCCACGTCCAAACGTTAGCCCAAATACCATTTTCTCCAATTTCGCTGACCACTCATTTCATCTTCTATTCCACAGAGTCGAGCCTGTTTTTCTTTCCGGTTCGAAGTTCTGGTTCCGCAACTACGTGACTGGAATCTGGCCTTGCCATTGACACGTCATTCTTTCCCAGTCGCTGGAACCGGAAGTTCTCTAACCTGGATTACTCGCGAGACCCCTCTAACTCGCTACAGCTTCATCGAATCCATTGAGCGCACATCGACTTCTCTGTTTTACCAGCAGCTtgtattccttttttcccttcttcatCATCGATGGACGTAAAAAGAGTGCGGAATAACGTCTGAATCAGGTCCTTACGACGTTTTACGACTTTGTCCCTTGAATTACGATCGGTGCAAAAATAGGGATCTTGAGAGGAACAAGTCAGGAACGAGTCAGCTTCttttacagaaattttaatgattttaataatgtattctgatatttttacttctctaccttattttaatttagagaaTTGTGGAATATTGGTAaggataaataattgaaattacagATTGATTATTGAAAAGTAGAGTCTTTGATTTAGTTCGAAGTTTATCATATCGTaaggaaaaatttactttgccaatattttttgcattattattatttaccatgaggattataaagaattcacagtgcaaattcgaaattccattTGAAAATACATTCTAAGAAGAAAGCacgacttttaaaataaatttttcaacatcttTTTACTATCTTAATCTAATTCTTGTTTGACAAAACCGAGTGACTTTTGATTCagatagtataaataatattaaatctgttTTATAGTCGacgttaataaaattctaacaaaattgcgaaattaaaattataaaatttttcaacaaaaaatacaCATCACATTAAAGCTCACTTTTCAGTCCTCCAGACCAATTAACCGAGTGGTACGtgacgaaaatataaatcgcgATGTATTCCAAGCCTCAAGCTAGGTTTCGCGGCGATAAGCCGGTCGACATActagaataatatatcaaagtcCGCGAAAATGCGGATCGCAGCATGGTTGTGCAATTATTTCGCAATGAATCAGCTTGATCAACGTTTACCCCTGTAGTCTCTCTGTAAATACATCGTCGTTGCATTGTCTCGCGAAACAGTCATTATAATGAGGCTAATAAGATCCCGGTGGGGAGCACGACTCGGTAAATCATTGTTATCAAGAAGGAATTTTGTAGAGGAAGCACCGAACGCGCGTGTATAAATTCGCGTGACGTTTAACCGCGTGCGCGCGCATCCTAAACCCGAGTCGTAAGTTTCGGTTAATTATGGCGGCAGTAGTTAAGCCGGGCTACATTGTGGGTTACTGATAAGTAGAGATCGAGAAACTAGTGAAGGAAATTTTGCAGTGAGGAAATAACGgttctttaatttcttcatgAGAATTTATGatcattatagaataaaaaattctcatgACGCTCATGTTTGCATCGAATACGTTACACTTGAACAAgatgagaatattttaacattttttttattgcgtataaataaaacttgcaTAAGTGTGATCAAATTTACATACCAACTGCATAACCAACAAGCAACGTAtgaaattcaatcaatttcgACTAAATGTCTCGAAGGATGTTTGt
The sequence above is drawn from the Apis cerana isolate GH-2021 linkage group LG11, AcerK_1.0, whole genome shotgun sequence genome and encodes:
- the LOC107995825 gene encoding uncharacterized protein LOC107995825 isoform X2, which translates into the protein MIEISNKIELMKLNLDNDYKIMKVDCEFYENIYNNYEKVWESYHAKYEEFPLAKDRREAKIKMEKLQIEQMVLEYKVSELEKILKQKQRIAWLRMRAKIIVLARAISNYTRLAETLKDLDRNIDKRKEELNTIETELSMRLKKQEEEKRNRALKLLEMPPPKINFSHMRTIYGPRPGIGFPDGWKRNYENSIDTLSVDTLMLEEMCLTEENSIQPPSNTEVQAQKDLNLSYEEPIDSRNSSLDQEQQEVENEDVASEVDGNIGSEPIDAVEGEVEQRMGQELEHVDQSSGLSKDKQTDQRCKDLEKERDEPVAKKMKLISHSAEKPLASPMKGILLERTKSCSVEPSPRPRISRIETFHYTVPSIKKIEKIIPREIQIPLMNQSPGSIITKESSIRKLDQNNLNPSSMFTLHYDYSDNSEISFCIDENMTELKSDQITLYGGSVRNFCECPNLSPMNENINLEGNENVPSTSKTRNFSQFEKKFDFSNILKGSSNGKNLF
- the LOC107995825 gene encoding uncharacterized protein LOC107995825 isoform X1 is translated as MKMEDEISCDDPQFMTMLETCLLMEIETSKNTYSELVRQIKDFKVKVKMQLQTRKELKENTKNTQENILILSNSLSKERNYMIEISNKIELMKLNLDNDYKIMKVDCEFYENIYNNYEKVWESYHAKYEEFPLAKDRREAKIKMEKLQIEQMVLEYKVSELEKILKQKQRIAWLRMRAKIIVLARAISNYTRLAETLKDLDRNIDKRKEELNTIETELSMRLKKQEEEKRNRALKLLEMPPPKINFSHMRTIYGPRPGIGFPDGWKRNYENSIDTLSVDTLMLEEMCLTEENSIQPPSNTEVQAQKDLNLSYEEPIDSRNSSLDQEQQEVENEDVASEVDGNIGSEPIDAVEGEVEQRMGQELEHVDQSSGLSKDKQTDQRCKDLEKERDEPVAKKMKLISHSAEKPLASPMKGILLERTKSCSVEPSPRPRISRIETFHYTVPSIKKIEKIIPREIQIPLMNQSPGSIITKESSIRKLDQNNLNPSSMFTLHYDYSDNSEISFCIDENMTELKSDQITLYGGSVRNFCECPNLSPMNENINLEGNENVPSTSKTRNFSQFEKKFDFSNILKGSSNGKNLF